A segment of the Oscillatoria salina IIICB1 genome:
TGTAGACGCTGCGCTGACGAACTTCGCTTTGATACATTAAGCGATTTTCGATTAAACCGTGAGTGAGCATCCAATCAACAATTATGCCTTCGCGCAAGGCTCGTTCGCAAATTGTTATTGATTCAAGCTCGAGCATTTTCATAGCTTCGAGCAAAATGATTGCACCCGGGACAATAATTTCGGCTCGTTTTTCTGACATACCTGGAACTTTGGCGCGATCGCTATAATTGAGAGCAGCTAGTTTCTTAACTATTGCTTCTAAGTCTTGACGGCTGAATTGATATGCGTGTAGGGGACTGGGTACCGTTCCGAGATATTCTTTCGCGTGAATTTCTGCTAAAGTTTCAATAGTTCCCGACGTTCCGACTAAGTGCAGTTTTTCACCACTGACAAGACGCGATCGCATTTCTTCCACAGGACGTTCTAACATTCCCCGCACGTATGCTTCTAAGTATTGCCTTTCTTTGTCGCTAATCGGATCGGTACTAATAAATTCTTGAGTTAAACGTACTGCACCAACTTTGGTACTGCTAAGAAAACGCGGTTCGTGACTATCTGCAAGGATTAATTCGGTTGAACCACCACCAATGTCAATAATAACGTGAGGATGGTTGTTAAATTCCATCCCCGATAAGACACCGAGATAAATTCGTCGGGCTTCTTCTTGACCAGAAATTAAGTTGACAAAAATCCCTAATTGTGAATAAACTGCTTCTAAAAATTCGCGACCATTGGGGGCTTCGCGAACTGCGGAAGTAGCTACAGCGACAATTTGTTCTGCATTGAAACTGATAGCTAAATCCTTACAGCGTTGCAAAGCAGCAAAAGCCCTTTTCTTCGCCTCTGGAGTCAGATTACCAGTTTTCGGCTCGCGATCGCCAAGTCGGACTGTATCTTTTTCTTTCGCAATAATCGTAAAAGCAGGTAAATTAGATTCGAGACGCACGACGACCATGTGAATTGAGTTCGTACCAATATCAATAGCCGCAAGAATACGTTCGCGATCGTTATCTAAATTAGCTAAATTTGCTGGATCTGTTTTAACTTGAGAGAGAGAATTAACCATATTGCCTGTTACACTCGAAATTGCTACCTCAGCCTGCTTTATCAAAGATATAACTTAAACGGATTATTATTAAATTCACTGACAAAAAAAAGATGGTCAACGCGGTTCAACCAGAACAAATACCTACTTGGCTCAAAATTATTAAGCTACTGCGGTGGGATAAACCAGCAGGAAGACTAATTCTCATGATTCCTGCATTATGGGCGGTATTTTTAGCTGCTGAGGGCAAACCGCCATTACCATTAGTAGGAGTAATCATTTTAGGAACTTTAGCCACCTCAGCCGCAGGTTGTGTAATTAATGACTTGTGGGATCGTAACATCGATCCGCAAGTAGAAAGAACCCGATCGCGTCCTCTGGCTGCTCGCGCTCTTTCGCTTAAAGTAGGAATAATTGTCGCGATCGCTGCGCTAATCTGTGCCGCGATTTTAGCTTTTTATCTCAACTGGTTTAGTTTCTTCCTCTGCTGTCTTGCAGTACCAGTAATTGTTTGTTATCCTCTCGCCAAGCGGATTTTTCCCATTCCCCAACTCGTTTTAGCGATCGCCTGGGGTTTCGCCGTTTTAATTAGTTGGAGTGCCGTTACAGGCAATCTTACCACCTCAACTTGGCTACTTTGGGCAGCAACCGTCAGTTGGACATTAGGCTTTGATACCGTTTATGCAATGAGCGATCGTGAAGACGACCGCAAAATTGGCGTTCGCTCCAGCGCCCTATTTTTCGGCGATTACGCGGCTGATGCCGTCGGAGTCTTTTTTGCTGCCACAGTTGCTTTTCTTGCCTATCTCGGCGTTATTAGTAGCTTGGGAATTGGTTTTTGGCTAGCTTGGGGTATCGCAGTTGTAGGTTGGATTTGGCAATACACTCGCTTACGCTTACCCGAAGTCCCCAAACCAGTTTACGCCGCAATCTTTCGCGAAAATGTCTGGCTTGGCTTTATTGTACTCGCCGGAATCGTTACTGGTTCGCTTATTAGGTAGTTGGTGATTGGGGATTGGGGATTAGGGATTGGGGATTAGGGATTAGGGATTAGGGATTAGGGATTAGGGATTAGGGATTAGGGATTGGGGATTAGGGATTAGGGATTAGGGATTAGGGATTAGGGATTGGGGATTAGGGATTAGGGATTAGGGATTAGGGAGACAAGGAGTATAAACTGATAACTGATAACTGATAACTGTTCACTGAACCCAGTCACCAGTCACCAGTCCCCAGTCACCAGTCCCCAGTCACCAGTCCCCAGTCACCAGTCCCCAGTCACCAGTCCCCAGTCACCAGTCCCCAGTCCCCAGTCCCCAGTCCCTAGTCACCAGTCCCTAATAAGTAAATTTGCTTAAGTCTCAACGTAGATGACAAAAAAGGAAAATTCTAACTAAGATTTCCTCGAAAGACAGTCAGACAGGGAAGGAGAACAATCAACGAGCGACCGGATAAAATAAAGAAAGCCTCTAAATTTTGCCAGTGGGGATGCGTGGGTATCAAATCATCACAAACAAATGTACAAATGCCAAAAATGTTGAAAGCATTGCAAAAACGCTATCAACAACGTTGGCGACCCCGACATCTTCTGGTAATGTTAGCGATCGGAGGAACGACGATCGCTGTAAGTACGATCGCTATGATTAGCTACGGTGTTGTCCGCAGTTTGATTCTGGAAATATTACGAGATGATGCCTTATCCCAAGTAAAACAAGAAGTAACAGAAATTGATGGTTGGTTGGCAACTCGGAAGGCGGAAATCAAAACCCTTGCTAATTCTCCGATTATTCGCACTGCAAACTGGACAACAGTTGAACCTTATTTACAATCAGAGCAAGAAAGATTACAAAATGATTTTCGTTCGCTTTCCTTAGTAAAACCGAATGGCAATTTTTTTAGCACTAATGGCGGACGAGGTAATATAAAAGACCGCAAACATTTTCAAGTTGGGATGACAGGAAAAACTCACATTTCCGATCCCATCCACACTCGTGTAGGTAACGATCCTGTAGTAGTAGTAACAGCCCCATTAAGATCTCTATCTTCCCCAGAAGAGGAAATCGTCGGCACTTTGAGCGGTACAATTAGCATCGATCGTCTCGCTAAAGAAATTAAGGAATTAAAATACGGTCAGGGGAGTTATGCTTTTGCAATTAATTCTCAGGGCGTACCGATCTTACACCCCGATCCCAATAAGGTAGGAACAGAAGATCGCACCGCAGCCAGCTTGCTCGATTCAGAAGAGCCAGATTTAGCCGCGATCGCGCGGAAAATGCAAGCACGGGAAAAACAAATTGAACAAATAACTCTCAATGGCGACTCAGTTTATATAGCTTATTTTCCCTTAGACGAGACAAATTGGTCAGTAGCTTTAGTGATTCCTAGCGAAAATATTGAAGCAGAATTGTTAGAATTAAACATCTTAGCAGGTGTGTTAGGAGTATTGCTAGCACTGGGAACAGTAGTCGCACTTCGACAAGTACAATTATTCGAGCAAACCCGCGCCCGCGCTGCAAAAGAAGCTTTACTTAATCGCTTAACAAATCGCATTCATGCTTCTTTGGATTTAGAGGAAAGTTTACCCGCTACCTTAGCGGAATTTGCCAATTTACTAGGTTTAGAGCGAGTTGTTTTTGGTTGGGACGACCGCCAAAATCAAACATTAGAAATTGTTTGCGAATACCGTCAACCAGAGTTACCCAATTGGAAAGAAAATTTTAGTTGTTTCTCTTTACGAGATCTAGAAGCCCGTTTGTTATCTGAAAGTAAAACAGTTCAACTAAAACGAGAAAATCAAACCCATATTGAACTGAAAAGCGGTCAATATCAAGCCTTAGCAATTTCTACTCAAATCGGCCATCAAGGTTACTTAATCTGTATTCACGGTACTCCCTGGTTATTAAGTAAAAGCGAAAAAGAATTATTAGACGCGATCGCCAATCAACTCGCGATCGCTTGCACTCAATCTCTACTCTACAAACAAACTCAACAACAAGTTAAACTCCTTGATAGCGCTCTTTCTTCTCTCGAACGCGAACAACAGCAACTACGAGAAGTAATTACCAGCGCTCCTGTAGCAATGGCAATGTTCGATTTATCAATGCGCTATTTGGCTCACAGTCAGCGATGGTTACAAGATTATGACTTAGGAAAAGAATCTTTAATTGGTAAATCCAATTACGAAGTATTTCCCGACTTACCTAAACGTTGGACAAACGAACTAAATCGTGCTTTTGCAGGAGAAATAGTTCATTGTCCTGAAGACATTTGGGAAAGAGCAAACGGCGAGAAAATTTACCTGCGCTGGGCAGTTCAACCTTGGTATACTCCAGAAAAAGAAATTGGTGGCTTAGTCTTAGCTACACATCGGATTGACGAATTAGTTCAAGCGAGAGAAGCCGCAATCAACGCAGCCCGTTACAAATCTCAATTCCTCGCTAATATGAGCCATGAAATTCGTACTCCGATGAATGGCGTTTTAGGTATGGCTGGCTTACTCAGACGAACTCAACTCGATCGCCAACAACGCGAATATACCCAAACAATTGAAAATAGCGCCCAACATTTATTAACTTTAATTAATGATATTCTTGATTTCTCTAAGCTCGAAGCGGGAGAAATGCAACTAGAAAAACTTGATTTCGATCTCTTGAATTGCTTCGATGAAGTAATTGAAGTTCTCGCTCCTCAAGCTGAAGAAAAAGGGATCGAACTAGCTACTTTAGTTAATTCTCAAGTCGTTCGCAAGTTACGCGGAGATCCAGCCCGCTTGCGTCAAGTGCTACTTAATCTTATCGGTAATGCAATTAAATTTACCGACTCTGGAGAAGTGGTTTTACAGGCAAAAATGGTTAGTCAAACCACCAAAACAGCAACAATTCGTTTTGCTGTCAAAGATACAGGAATCGGGATTCCTTCAGAAGCTCTAAATAAGCTCTTTCAATCATTTTCTCAAGTTGATGCTTCAACTACACGTCAATATGGAGGCACCGGTTTAGGACTAGCGATTTGCCAACAATTAGTAACTTTAATGCAAGGAGAAATTGGTGTAAAAAGCGAGCTTGGCGTTGGTTCAACTTTCTGGTTTACTGCTCGCTTTGCTAAACAAAATGTTACTAAGGTTCCCGAAGTTCCGGCAATTTTAAGTAAACTCAAATGCTTAATTGTTTCCGCAAGCGCCACAACTTGCCAGTCAGTACGTTATTTACTTAAAACTTGGGGAATAGAACATCTTGATGAAGCCGTAGATCGTACTGAAACTTTGCAAGCGTTGCATCAAGCAGCTACTTCTGGAAATCCTTATAAAATCGCTATTATTGATACTCAATCAGCTTCAATCGACCTTGAAGATTTAGTTAGAACAATTCAATCAGATCCCCAACTAGAAACAACTGAAGCGATCGTCATGACTTCGATAAAACATCAAGATCGAATTCAAAAGTTAATAGATTTAGGAGTTTCTAATTACTTAAGCAAACCAATTAGAGCTTCTCAACTTTTTGACGCGCTGATGAATGCTCTCGCAAATCTATCGTCAGAAATTGCTTCCCAAATTAGATCGGACGAATTTTCAAATAATACTTATCCAGAAAATTCTGACACTTTTACTAGATCAGAAAAATTGTCTGGTTTGGAAGTCTTGCTGGTAGAAGATCATCCAACTAATCAACAAGTGATTTTAGGTCAACTGGAGATGTTAGGCTGTGTGGCTGATTGTGCGAGTAACGGTGAAGAAGCACTTTTATTTCTCAGTAAAAAAAGTTATGATTTAGTTTTGATGGACTGTCAAATGCCAGTGTTAGATGGCTACGAAACTACTAGACAAATACGCCAAAAAGAAGGTCAAAATAATCATACAGTAGTTATAGCTTTGACGGCTCACGCGATGCCAGAAGACCGCAATAAATGTTTAGCTGCGGGAATGGATGATTATCTTAGCAAACCAGTGGTTTTGGAAGGTTTAGCTGAGATTTTAGAACGTTGGGCAAAAGTTACAGATCGTAATTCTTTTGAGAAAAAAGATACTCAAGAAAATACTATCGAACCTGTTGCTAAAACAGCAGATAGTAATGGTAGCATTAAATCAGAAAATTGGGAATCGCGCTTACAAAAAATTGTTGATTGGCAGCGTTTAGAAAGAGTTTCTCGTGGTAAAGCAGCATTTCAGAAACGCTTATTAGAAATTTTTGTTAAGACTACCGAACAGGATTTAGTTGCCTTGAAAGCGGCAATTGAGGCTGAGGATACTAAAAAGATACAAGCAAAAGCGCACCGGATTAAAGGTTCGGCGGCGAATGTAGGAATGCTTAATTTGCCAAAACTGGCGGCAGAGTTAGAGAAGTTAGCTAAGTCTAAAAGTTTGCAATCAGCAAAGGAAGTTTTCGAGGATATTGAACGAGAGTTTCTTGAACTTGCATCGGTAGTAAATTCTTAAGTTAAAAATGAGAAAAATTGTCATTGGTGTGATGGGTCCGGGAGACAATGCTACTAAAGGCGATCGCGAGAATGCTTATCAATTAGGTAGGTTAATTGCTCAAGCCGATTGGGTACTACTCACTGGTGGGAGAAATGTGGGGGTGATGGATGCAGCAAATAAGGGTGCCAAAGCTGCTGGTGGCTTAACTGTAGGTATTTTACCAGGTAATAATACTTATGGTATTTCCGAAGCAGTAGATATCGCGATCGCCACCGATCTCGGTAATGCTCGCAATAATCTTAACGTACTTTCTAGCGATGTCGTAATTGCCTGCGGAATCGGTGCGGGTACAGCATCGGAAATTGCTTTAGCATTGAAAGCAGGTAAACCAGCGATCTTATTAACCGAAGATCGCATCGTCCAAGATTTTTTTACCAGTATCGCACGATCTCAGCTTTTGTTTGCAACTAACCCTCCAGACGCGATCGCCCTTGTTAGGGGATTGATAACTGATAACTGAATCCCCAATCCCCCTAGGGATGGATGCTCAAATTTCACTAAAATTACTATAATTCTTTAAGTTTTATTGCGATAGCTTGGTAAAATTTAAGCTGATGACTCCTAATGCCCTCAATTGACTAAATTCAATTTGGAGCAAAAAAGAAAACAGAGAGGAAAGAACACAATGGCATACGAACTTCCACCATTACCTTACGATTACAAAGCACTCGAACCTCATATTTCCGCTAGTACCCTTGAATTTCACCACGACAAGCACCATGCTGCTTACGTGAAAAAATACAACGCGGCGATTGAAGGTACAGAATACGCAGATATGCCGCTCGAGGAAGTCATCAAAAAAATTTATGGTGATGCTTCTAAACAAGGTTTATTTAACAACGCTGCTCAAGCTTGGAACCACACTTTTTACTGGAACAGCATGAAACCCAGTGGTGGTGGTGCGCCTTCTGGAGCAGTTGCTGACAAAATCAAAGCTGACTTTGGTAGCTACGACAAATTTAAAGAAGAATTCAAGCAAGCTGGTGCTACTCAATTTGGTAGCGGTTGGGCTTGGTTAGTCCTAGATAATGGCAAACTGGAAGTTATCAAAACTCCTAATGCAGAAAATCCCCTCCATTTAGGAAAAACCCCCTTGCTGACAATGGATGTTTGGGAACACGCTTATTATCTCGACTACCAAAATCAGCGTCCTTCTTACATCGATACCTTCCTCGATAGCCTCGTAAACTGGGACTTTGTTGCCTCAAATATGTAGCGCTTAATCGAGAGGACAAACAAAAAGAAAAAAATTAGTTAATAATTAAAAAGTTTAGCTGTTAGAGCTTGATTTTCAGGCAGTTAACAGCTAAACTTTTTT
Coding sequences within it:
- a CDS encoding response regulator; this encodes MPKMLKALQKRYQQRWRPRHLLVMLAIGGTTIAVSTIAMISYGVVRSLILEILRDDALSQVKQEVTEIDGWLATRKAEIKTLANSPIIRTANWTTVEPYLQSEQERLQNDFRSLSLVKPNGNFFSTNGGRGNIKDRKHFQVGMTGKTHISDPIHTRVGNDPVVVVTAPLRSLSSPEEEIVGTLSGTISIDRLAKEIKELKYGQGSYAFAINSQGVPILHPDPNKVGTEDRTAASLLDSEEPDLAAIARKMQAREKQIEQITLNGDSVYIAYFPLDETNWSVALVIPSENIEAELLELNILAGVLGVLLALGTVVALRQVQLFEQTRARAAKEALLNRLTNRIHASLDLEESLPATLAEFANLLGLERVVFGWDDRQNQTLEIVCEYRQPELPNWKENFSCFSLRDLEARLLSESKTVQLKRENQTHIELKSGQYQALAISTQIGHQGYLICIHGTPWLLSKSEKELLDAIANQLAIACTQSLLYKQTQQQVKLLDSALSSLEREQQQLREVITSAPVAMAMFDLSMRYLAHSQRWLQDYDLGKESLIGKSNYEVFPDLPKRWTNELNRAFAGEIVHCPEDIWERANGEKIYLRWAVQPWYTPEKEIGGLVLATHRIDELVQAREAAINAARYKSQFLANMSHEIRTPMNGVLGMAGLLRRTQLDRQQREYTQTIENSAQHLLTLINDILDFSKLEAGEMQLEKLDFDLLNCFDEVIEVLAPQAEEKGIELATLVNSQVVRKLRGDPARLRQVLLNLIGNAIKFTDSGEVVLQAKMVSQTTKTATIRFAVKDTGIGIPSEALNKLFQSFSQVDASTTRQYGGTGLGLAICQQLVTLMQGEIGVKSELGVGSTFWFTARFAKQNVTKVPEVPAILSKLKCLIVSASATTCQSVRYLLKTWGIEHLDEAVDRTETLQALHQAATSGNPYKIAIIDTQSASIDLEDLVRTIQSDPQLETTEAIVMTSIKHQDRIQKLIDLGVSNYLSKPIRASQLFDALMNALANLSSEIASQIRSDEFSNNTYPENSDTFTRSEKLSGLEVLLVEDHPTNQQVILGQLEMLGCVADCASNGEEALLFLSKKSYDLVLMDCQMPVLDGYETTRQIRQKEGQNNHTVVIALTAHAMPEDRNKCLAAGMDDYLSKPVVLEGLAEILERWAKVTDRNSFEKKDTQENTIEPVAKTADSNGSIKSENWESRLQKIVDWQRLERVSRGKAAFQKRLLEIFVKTTEQDLVALKAAIEAEDTKKIQAKAHRIKGSAANVGMLNLPKLAAELEKLAKSKSLQSAKEVFEDIEREFLELASVVNS
- a CDS encoding superoxide dismutase encodes the protein MAYELPPLPYDYKALEPHISASTLEFHHDKHHAAYVKKYNAAIEGTEYADMPLEEVIKKIYGDASKQGLFNNAAQAWNHTFYWNSMKPSGGGAPSGAVADKIKADFGSYDKFKEEFKQAGATQFGSGWAWLVLDNGKLEVIKTPNAENPLHLGKTPLLTMDVWEHAYYLDYQNQRPSYIDTFLDSLVNWDFVASNM
- a CDS encoding Ppx/GppA phosphatase family protein codes for the protein MVNSLSQVKTDPANLANLDNDRERILAAIDIGTNSIHMVVVRLESNLPAFTIIAKEKDTVRLGDREPKTGNLTPEAKKRAFAALQRCKDLAISFNAEQIVAVATSAVREAPNGREFLEAVYSQLGIFVNLISGQEEARRIYLGVLSGMEFNNHPHVIIDIGGGSTELILADSHEPRFLSSTKVGAVRLTQEFISTDPISDKERQYLEAYVRGMLERPVEEMRSRLVSGEKLHLVGTSGTIETLAEIHAKEYLGTVPSPLHAYQFSRQDLEAIVKKLAALNYSDRAKVPGMSEKRAEIIVPGAIILLEAMKMLELESITICERALREGIIVDWMLTHGLIENRLMYQSEVRQRSVYKLAHKYQVNFDYSNQVANFALSIFDQIQGDLHCWGNEERELLWSAAILHNSGLYISHSAHHKHSYYLIRNGELLGFTETEVEVIANLARYHRKSKPKKKHDNYKNLPNKQYRHLVNQVGAILRLAVALDRRQIGAIKQVKCQYKPENKELHLSLVPHDPNDDCALELWNLAYKKEFFEQEYEVEVIASLSPSVVAN
- a CDS encoding TIGR00725 family protein — its product is MRKIVIGVMGPGDNATKGDRENAYQLGRLIAQADWVLLTGGRNVGVMDAANKGAKAAGGLTVGILPGNNTYGISEAVDIAIATDLGNARNNLNVLSSDVVIACGIGAGTASEIALALKAGKPAILLTEDRIVQDFFTSIARSQLLFATNPPDAIALVRGLITDN
- a CDS encoding 4-hydroxybenzoate solanesyltransferase; translated protein: MVNAVQPEQIPTWLKIIKLLRWDKPAGRLILMIPALWAVFLAAEGKPPLPLVGVIILGTLATSAAGCVINDLWDRNIDPQVERTRSRPLAARALSLKVGIIVAIAALICAAILAFYLNWFSFFLCCLAVPVIVCYPLAKRIFPIPQLVLAIAWGFAVLISWSAVTGNLTTSTWLLWAATVSWTLGFDTVYAMSDREDDRKIGVRSSALFFGDYAADAVGVFFAATVAFLAYLGVISSLGIGFWLAWGIAVVGWIWQYTRLRLPEVPKPVYAAIFRENVWLGFIVLAGIVTGSLIR